A DNA window from Vigna angularis cultivar LongXiaoDou No.4 chromosome 1, ASM1680809v1, whole genome shotgun sequence contains the following coding sequences:
- the LOC108333422 gene encoding probable bifunctional TENA-E protein, with translation MMEQKSKEEEKKVGVIETWLRKHPLPFKGATRHPLILSIRDGSIDIASFKSWLAQDYLFVRAFVPFVASVLIKAWKESDESGDMEVILGGVASLEDEISWFKREASKWGISLSEVVPQQANKKYCGLLESLMSPDVEYTVAITAFWVIEVVYQESFAYCIGEGSKTPQELKETCERWGSEAFAKYCQSLQNIVNRRLQKASDEELKKAERMFLNVLEYEVDFWNMSRGNV, from the exons ATGATGGAGCAAAAGTcaaaagaggaagagaagaaggtcGGTGTGATTGAGACATGGTTGAGGAAGCATCCTCTTCCCTTCAAAGGAGCCACAAGGCACCCTCTTATTCTTAGCATTCGCGATGGTTCCATCGACATAGCTTCCTTCAAATCATGGCTG GCACAAGATTACTTGTTCGTTCGGGCTTTTGTCCCATTTGTAGCCAGTGTGTTGATAAAAGCTTGGAAGGAATCAGATGAGAGTGGTGACATGGAAGTAATATTGGGGGGCGTGGCTTCCCTGGAGGATGAGATATCATGGTTTAAGAGAGAAGCTAGCAAGTGGGGTATTTCACTCTCTGAAGTTGTTCCTCAGCAAGCAAACAAAAAATACTGTGG GTTGCTGGAAAGTCTGATGAGTCCGGACGTGGAATATACTGTGGCTATCACAGCATTTTGGGTTATTGAAGTAGTGTATCAGGAGAGCTTTGCTTACTGCATTGGAGAAGGCTCCAAAACTCCGCAAGAACTGAAAGAGACTTGCGAAAGGTGGGGCAGTGAGGCTTTTGCTAAGTATTGCCAATCCCTGCAAAACATTGTCAATCGGCGCTTACAAAAGGCTTCTGATGAAGAACTCAAGAAGGCTGAACGTATGTTCCTAAATGTTCTGGAGTACGAAGTTGATTTCTGGAACATGAGCCGGGGAAATGTGTGA
- the LOC108340535 gene encoding uncharacterized protein LOC108340535 has translation MAGIASGISKLAVGPGDARRRSLQPQTTPDNNPDANNPDANNPDTNNVDTNKTDTNTTSNTDSSSNSESSEEFGYVNSAKQDIKGLTNLTGYVKGNANGVINFGTLRASDPRVQP, from the coding sequence atGGCAGGTATTGCATCTGGAATCAGCAAGCTTGCCGTTGGCCCAGGTGATGCTCGACGCCGATCACTACAACCTCAAACTACTCCAGACAACAACCCCGACGCCAACAACCCCGACGCCAACAACCCCGACACCAACAACGTCGACACCAACAAAACCGACACCAACACCACCTCTAACACCGACAGTAGCAGTAACAGTGAAAGTTCTGAAGAGTTCGGTTATGTGAATTCTGCGAAGCAAGATATCAAAGGTCTTACCAACCTAACTGGGTATGTGAAAGGCAACGCCAACGGGGTCATCAACTTTGGCACCTTGAGAGCCTCCGATCCTAGGGTCCAACCATGa
- the LOC108339763 gene encoding uncharacterized protein LOC108339763 gives MADLRQKIEALKGLVDVLNSMDEGESGQNATPPPNNGGASAAARTGSKGRSVGKFKNTGDQKIKGLSNQTGFTEGNGNGAINFGDLEV, from the coding sequence ATGGCAGACCTTCGTCAAAAAATTGAAGCTCTGAAGGGTCTTGTTGATGTGTTAAATAGCATGGATGAGGGTGAAAGTGGTCAGAACGCAACGCCACCACCCAACAACGGCGGTGCTTCTGCGGCAGCAAGAACAGGAAGTAAGGGGCGTTCTGTTGGAAAATTCAAGAACACCGGCGATCAGAAGATTAAAGGTCTCAGTAACCAAACTGGTTTCACCGAAGGGAACGGTAATGGAGCTATCAACTTTGGTGATTTGGAGGTCTAA